GAGTTCCAACCTccaacggcaaattattgcatggaccatcgtccatgcaataatgattgaaggACCTCCAACAAAGATTTTNCGGGGTGGGGGATCCCCCTCCCCGCCCCTGCCCCGCCCTATTGCCATTCCTAGCAGCAAGATTGTAGAGTTCCAACCTccaacggcaaattattgcatggaccaaccatggtccacacagctgtgtggaccaaaaataagtacattatttttgtactgaatgtagattatttttgtactgtaggtacattatttgatagtatatatcaaataatgtaccttcagtacaaaaataatgtacctacagtacaaaaaataatgtaccttcagtacaaaaataatgtactttttatttttggtccacacagctgtgtggaccatcgtccatgcaataatgattgaaggACCTCCAACATGGACCAtcgtccatgcaataatgattgaaggACCTCCAACAAAGATTTTATTTGGGCTACAAAAATAGCCTAACTACAGTTGGATCAATAGATATGAATAAAAAGCCCATTCGTCCATAGGCCCATAATATTTATACCACCTTGGATTTAAGATGAAGATTTTaatgacatttttaaaattcttagaAGTACAATAAACTGCTAACTTTAAAGATATTAGGCTACCCATTATAAATTTCCCCTCCCATACTTTCACTTCTGACGTAGCTCCTAATCATTGGGTGCCCATAAATAAGCTAACcaactattaattaaaaataattaaatcaataaaacGATGTCAAGTCAGAATccaaaaaaatatagaaaaaataaattaggggTATACTACATTACTCATTTCTAAATTCTTTGCCCATAAAGCAAAATCCCTTCCCCATTGCTTCAAAGACTCCCACATCCTAGCCCAACAGGATTGTGGAGgaatatatttatgaaattcctatttttagttacttttttttattattattcaaatttatttttatgaggaaaatttataaaacaattaacttttttttaatattactgactctattacaatgaaGTATCTATTCACAAAGAGTATCTTTCTTAATCTATTaaaatacaaagagtcaatatcaccccACTGGAACTCGaatgtaattattaaataaggCCTTACTATGGACCGGGGATGGGATTATTGTCATGCGGCTTGTCAGGCAACATTAAGGCTATTAAATTTTatagatattattatatttataatccCCTACTTTTAAgcaatagaattaaaaataaaaaaataataaaataataaaaaaagtctTTGCGCATGTATTCAATATTGAACtttagtgtgtgtatatatataaccaatTGCTTTGTAGTCaagtggcatgtagtgactcttctAAATGGGAGATCATGAattgagcctcagtagaggtGGTATTCACTCTTTGTGCAAGTATAGGTTAGGCGGTCACTAaccattaggtgtggtgcaTTAATACATACTTAATGGTGCAATCCGTGAAcactaaaatttgtaattttcggACTTTCCTAGGTTTgcacatttaatattaatattttgcgcatttagtattaacattttacatatttagtattaaaagttgCAATCCATGAacactaaaatttgaaattttcagACTTTTCcaagtttgcacatttagtattaacattttgcacattaacattttgcatatttagtattaaaagattgcacttgcaaaagTGAAGAGACGGGGGTTGAGCCTATTAACCGTAGCAGTGCCCTTGCCGAGGTTGCGGCTGTTCAGCAGCGGGAGACCGAGGTGGGGGTTGCGGCAATATCTAAGAGGAGGCGTGAAGGTGGTTCTAATGGGGCGAGGAGGCAGGATGGTGATGTTGCAATGCTCGATGTTTCAAAAAACGTGCAGGTGGCAGGTTCTGGTCCCCAGACCCGCCGTTCATCATGAGTACCCTcagttggaactgtcgtggcttgggcaatccacgtACAGTTCGCGAAGTGGTGGACCTAGTGTCTCGTAAGAAGTCCGATTTCGTCTTCCTTATGGAAACCAAGGTAAGACGGGATCATGCAGAACGCCTTCGAATCAAGTTGGGTTTTGAAGGACTTTTTTATGTTGATGGTTTCGGTTTAAGTGGAGGGTTGGCTTTGTTGTGGCGTAAGAATAACACGGCCAGACTTCTGAGTTTCTCGAAGAATCATGTGGATGTGGAGGTATCTATTGCTGGGGTTGGAGATTGGAGGATGACAGGTTATTACGGTTTTCCAGAGCGTAATAGGAGGACTGAGGCTTGGGATTTTTTGCGATCGCTGGCTGGTAGGTCTTCTCTACCATGGGTGATCCTGGGTGACTTTAATGATCTTCTGTTTCAACATGAGAaacgggggggggggggggggggtaatcCGCATCCCGACAACCTCCTCCGCGGATTTGGGGAGGCTATCGATGATTGTGGATTGTTACAGTTACCCATGCGTGGTTATCAGTACACCTGGGAGAGAGGAAAGGGCACGGTTGAGTGGATGGAGGAGCGCCTGGATAAGGTTCTTGCCACGACCGCAAGGAGCAACTCAATTCCGGATGCTTGTTTTACGAACCTTCTTACTCGATCGTCAGACCATTCAGCCCTCTTCTTGGGGCTCTCGGAGGGTCGGGTGAGGTCAGTGGTTGTACGTAGGCCCTTCAGATTTGAGATGGCTTGGATGTTAAATGAGGGGTGCAGAAGGCAAGTAGAGGAGGCGTGGCAGATTGGTAGGGCGGGGGGACTGGTTAATTGCTTGCGTTTTTGTGGGGACAGATTGCATTCTTGGGGAGGTGATCACTTTCACAAGTTCGGGGAGAAGATTAAATCCCTACGCAGAGATCAACAATGCTTACGGGGTCTCACTGACCCCACATCTCTTGCTGAGTTCCAGCGTATGGAGTAGGAGCTGAGTCGTCTAGAGGCTCAGGAGGATTCCTTCTGGAGACAACGTGCCAAGCAACATTGGCTCAGAGGTGCAGATGCTAATACGAAGTTCTTTCACAGGTATGCCTCTGCTCGTAAAAAGAAGAATTATCTATCTAGATTAAAGAATGAATCTGGTGTATGGGTGGAGGGGGATGGTTTGAAAAATGTGGTGCTTGACTattatcataatcataatatcTTTAATTCAAATCTTGCTGCAACTTCTGTGGATACTTTTGTTGCCTCTATCACTCCCCGTGTTTCGCAAGAGCAGAATGATTCCCTTCTTAGACCTTTCGAGGTTGAGGAAGTTAGGAGTGCTATATTCTCTATGTTTCCTGATAAAGCCCCAAGCCCGGACGGGATGAATCCAGGTTTTTATCAGCATTTCTGGTGAATTGCCTTAATAATTGCTCTTTTCCGGAAGGGCTTAATGACACTAATGTGGTTCTGATTCCGAAGAAGACTTGCCCTGAGATGATGTTTGATCTCCGCCCTATCGCTCTGTGTAATGTGGTCTACAAGGTAATGGCTAAGATGGTGGCCAATCGTATGAAGCCCCTGTTAGGTGATATAATTTCTGAGTCCCAGAGTGCCTTTATCCCTAACAGGTTGATTACTGATAATATCTTGATTGCTGCGGAAGTTGGTCACTTTCTGAACAGGAAACAGGAAGGTAGAGTTGGCTGGGGGGCCCTCAAGCTTGATATAGCCAAAGCTTATGATCGGATGGAGTGGTCTTTCCTTCGTAAAATGTTGCTGGCTTTGGATTTTGCAGTTGATTGGGTAAATTTGATTATGTTGTGCGTCACCACGGTCTCCTATAACATCATGGTTAATGGGGAGGTTGTTGGTCAAGTAATCCCCACTCGAGGAATTCGACAAGGTGATCCCTTATCGCCTTATTTATTCATCATTTGTGCTAAATGACTCTCTTTGCTTCTGCAACAAGCTGAGTCACGTGGTTTATTTCAAGGTTGTAGAGTTGCTAGGGGAGCACCTCTGGTCTCACATTTGTTCTTTGCAGATAATAGCCTTTTGTTTTTCAAAGCAACAGGTCAAGAGGCTGGAGTGATCAAGAATTGCTTAAATGAATATGAGGCTATGTCAGGGCAGGCAGTCAACTTCCACAAGTCCAGTGTTTGTTTTAGCAGGAATACTATGGAGGAGGATAGGGAGGAGGTTGCTTTGGTCTTGGGAGTCAATCAGGCTCCTAATTTCGGGAAATATTTAGGATTGCCGTCTTTTGTAGGGAGAAACAAGAAAGCAGTGTTCTCGTATATTGAGGATAAAATACGTTAGAGGATATGTTCGTGGAATAAGAAACCTCTCTCCCAGGCAGGTAAGGAAGCTCTGTTGAAAAGTGTGGCTCAATCAATGCCTACCTTTTCGATGAGCGTTTTCTTACTTCCTGATTCAGTGTGTGTCTCTATTGAGAGGACTATGAATCGTTATTGGTGGGGATCAGGCTCTGAAAGGGGTATTTATTGGAAGGCTTGGGATCATCTATGTGTCCCTAAGAAGTATGGAGGTCTAGGTTTTAAGGAACTGAGAGCTTTTAATATGGCTATGTTAGGTAAGCAGGCCTGACACTTTCTAACTAGACCAAATTCCTTGGTGGCTAGAATTTATAAGGCCAGGTACTACCCAAGAACCTCCTTTATTAATGCTTCTGTGGGCAGCTGTCCAAGTTTCTGTTGGCGTAGTATCATGGCTGCCCATGATTTGATTTGCAATGGGGTCAGGAAAAGAGTGGGTAACGACACAACCACTTTGATTTGGGGTCATCCCTGGTTACCGGACGATCCTGACCCAATGGTTCAGACGGAGATGCCACCTGAGTTAGAGGGTTCCTTAGTATCTGGTTTGATTGATCCAGCAACAAATACATGGGACCAGGAAATCTTGCAAGATATTTTTATGCCCTCTGATGTGGAGCGCATTCTAAGGGTTCCTATTAGCCCAAACTATGAAGATATATGGTTTTGGTTTGGGAATCCTACAGGGTGTTACACGGTTAAAGATGGGTATAGAAGCATTGTTGGTGAATTTATGAGTGACCCTGGGGCATTCAATAATTGGCTacatttttggaaaattaaAGCCCCTCCAAAGTGGAAAACTTTTATTTGAAGAGCTATCTCTAATATCATTCCCACTACCACGAACCTTATTTTAAGAAGAGTAGATGTTGATCCTTCATGCCCAATGTGTGGGTTGGATCATGAAAATACTATGCATTCTCTTGTTTTGTGTGACTTTGCAAGATTAGTTTGGCATGAGTCCTCTATTCCCATACATAATGTGGTAGGAAATAGTTTTTGCATGTGGTTCTCTAATGCAATGCATGCTCTCACGGAAGGAGATTTGATTGTGTTTATGGTAGTACTTTACCATCTGTGGAAGGCAAGAAACGAGGCTGTTTGGGACCGTTTTCTGATGAGGCCGAGGGCTGTATGTCGCATATGTTGTTCCCGCTCCCCAAACAATTGCGGCAGCTGCTGCCGAAGCCGACGCTCACGTTCCCCTACCAACTGCGCACACCGTCCGTTGCTTCTTCGACGCAGGATATCAGCATGCGTCAAAATGTGCTTCTATGGGGGCAGTCCTATTCTCGCCGGATGGAGTGTTTTTAGCTGCTCGGAGTGGTCAATTATCACACTGCTATTCTCCGCTTATGGCTGAATCTATGGCGTGTAAGGAGGTGCTGTCTTAGATTAAGGATCGTGGAGTTTCTTCCGTGGACCTCTACACCGACTATTCCACTCTCAAGAACCTTTTAAGCTCAGATCAAGTCAATATTTATTCTTATGTCGCTTTCTCTATTGATGCTTCTAAGGCTATTTTGTCATCTTTTACTTCTTATTCAGTTAATttagtgtaacaccccaatttttatGTTCTCAAAATTTACTATTTATAGCACTTTTAAATATGGAAACCTTCCAAAATTAGAAAGCCGAAATAGGCAACAcctttatttagaaactattcACATTCCAACATATGAAAATAAACTGTTTAATGTACTCATGAACCAaagggtgttaccgccacacctaaacTAACTATACCAATATGTAAGGCTAAACCACCACAACTCAAATAAAATGATGAACTCCCAAAATGGTCTAACTCCAAAACCTTATTACATAATATCCACCTAATACGGTCTATTGGCGCGCTCTTCAAGCTTCTATTACTTCCTGTTATCACAGAAttcaaaacaacacaaaacacaaaattagCAAATTGCTAAATAAGAAactactccaccccgtaaagcAAACACCCAAGAATAAAGATttactcaattaattttttaaaacattaaccACTAACATTTAATCTTTCGACCATTTCGAAAACCACATATATATTCTTATCATAAAATATAATCcacttataaattaattaattaattaaatacgcTTATGGAAGAACAATATCCCATAAAGGGAACAATCAATATCCCGTAAAGGGAATAATCCATATCCCGCGAAGGGAACAATCCATATCCCACGAAGGGAACAATCCATATCCCACGAAGGGAACAATTCATATCTTCCATAAGACtttcttcataaaattttcttttcatgtatatatatttaaccaCCAAAACATTTTAACCCTTCGGCTCAAAACTCAATTgtccaaaatcaaatatttaaatacaCTTATTTCCAAATTCgcaaattagaaaaatattgaTAATTCATATCTCAATTAAATTTACCAATCAACCATTGTGAAATACACCTTTGACATTTGATagtacataattaaatatactcaaaaaaaatgcacacatatatacactCACTTATAAATTAACAAGTCACGaatctagtatatatatacgttgCCAGTATCATCTATGAACAatagaaatctaaaaaaaataacactatATATATTCCTACGTCAATTAGCTTATAtatgcgtgtatatatatatatatatatatatatatatatatatatatatatatatataagacaatTAGATAGGTTcacattcatatttaaataggtaggtacatgtatatataattacgtacgtctatatattatatataattctattaaaaaaaattatacatatatatatatatatatacggcaCATACTAAATAGATAATATctacatttaatattattttttttaagataaatatCATTTGGTCATGCATACAGCATACTACTAGTATACATAAAGATAGTTTTGAAAATCAATACATATAATTTAACTATACGTATAGATATATAACCAATACATAAAATTTAACTATAcgtatagatatataaataatatacacaatGAATCATATACATCACATCATTCACCAATAAAATACATTTCTATCACAACTTTCAAGGAGAATCCatctaaatcatatttttttcacaatttcaaaTACGAGGTAAAAATCATCTTTAGTGGACATAAAAACTTACCGTAAATGCTTATTTCTTCGAAATTCCTCTAAACCTTCAGTTGCTCACGCGCTCCCCTTCTATCACCCATCACCATCATCCaaccaaataaaaatacaagagaaacaacatacacataaacatacATTCTCAACCAAAATCCTACAACTAAACTACCCAAAatgaaaacaattaaaatagaTAACTTACTAGACTTGTAGGATTACTTCAACCTTTTGAGGAATGTTTGAATAAGGAGGATggaagttttatatatatatattttttactgaACGGCAATGTGTATCAAgaaagaagattttttttttttaagatgatGAAGGTGGATTATTTCATCCTCATAAATACATgacttatataaaataaagaataactTATTTAGAATTAAAACTTAGGTAACTGCCaatcataataattttgattcagaaataataaaggaaaagatattacatatatattatatagacaTGCTActctcataaaatatatatactactttcatatataaaattatatatgaatataatacatatatacatccaCACGTTAGACTATATATATCCCTATTCCATAcagtactttatatatatgatttatctaTGGAAGGAATATATagagtttatatatttatatatcatagtctacctgtacatatatatatgccaactattaatatatattaaataaatatatccttATAACCTACgtacacaaattatatacataccTAATTTACTCTAAATATTCTACTTGAAATTTCAATAGCTATCCATAtaacatatctatatatatgtaccaacaatatttatatattatatacgttgaaaacatataataataataataataataataataataataataataataataataataatatacaagggtcaaaaataataatagtgaggTTATAAGGAATCAAATGAATTTAGGACCCAAAGGATTTAAAAGAGTACAGATGGAAAAGAATTCTTAAGTCGGacagaagaaaggaaaataccGGGTATCACATTTAGTTTCTCGAACAGCTAATCGAGCTGCTCATACACTTGCTACTGAAGCCTTTTCACAGGCTAGCTCTTTGTTTTGGGATTCTATCCCACCAGACTCTATTTCAGCTTTGCTATAATATACCGTTTACCGGTTGGTTTTCAAtaaaagattgcacttgcaaaaatgcgaaagtgCATTGCATTTATGGTttcaattttagaatttatgactgaattttttgtttatttggttTGGTGGTTCACATTTTACTGCTTAAGGTCTAGAATTTacgatttagatttaaaatttagtttttttttgttgattttataaaatttactagGTTAGCATATATAGTTGTTAaatattgcatatttaagtgttcaagtttgcagtGTGAAAttggtgataattacaaaaataccactgcattttttttaaatctgatcAAATTCGTCAAATTTTAAAGATGTAAGGatgagcctatatatatatatatatatatatatatatatatatatatataggctcatccttaatttaaattttaggatTAAATGTGGCAAACCACTATACTCGAAGGACCCCATATAGTATTAACTTTTAGAATCAGAATTGTaattggaatcaaatacttggtaattgcAATGTGAATGAGTAGAAGAAGTTTCTTTATTTAGTAGTAAATATGCATCGGAatcaacataaataaataaataattaatttgaaataaattatatatatatatatatatattatatatatatatataatatatatatatatatatactactactactactaaaaAAGAAACTTCGTCCACTCATTCGCATTgcaattaccaagtatttgattccaattACAATTCTGATTCTAAAAGTTAATACTATCTGGGGTCCTTCAGTTCGAGTATAGTGGTTTGCCACATTTAatcctaaaatttaaattaaccACATGtgatccttcgactttcaaattgttatcatcCGTAGTCCATGTTAACCATTcaggtccttcaactatcaaattttaaccaatcaTGACGCCCTTCTAGGAGACTGGTTAAATTTCAAAAGTTGATGGGCTATACCATGaatggtaacaatttaaaagtcgaAGGATCATGggtgatcaatttgaaagtttaaaactaaacgtgacaaaatcactatactcgaaTGGTCCCAGATGATTTTAGCTCCTGATTCTAATGTTTGaaccaaaaattaaattcttccTCTAacttgttgtttggttggaaggaatttaAATTCTTTTCCTACATAATTCTTAACATATAGAATTAAATTATATGCTAAATCAAGTTTAAATTACTTAAATCAAATTGCTCGTAAATTCATAATCTCAATCATGGTTAAATTACTTCAATCCCTTTTACTTAAACTAACGCTTTtgtttccttcaaaaaaaaaaaaaaaaaaaaaaaaaaactaacgcTTTTgtgagttttttctttttctttttctttttcctttaataTAATATAGCTAAATATTCTATTATGAGTTTTCTTTAATTACCACCCTACTATAGACAATTTGAAAATGAGCTCCATCAATTTGTCTATATTTGAGGTTGAGTTCCTTGTGCACGCAAGGGTACAATTTAGTGTAGGGTTTGAAGCTACGCGATCTTGATTACCTCCCTCATGGCTTAGTGATAGGttcatcaattgttataccatggaccaggctccactttgcattgtggaccctagtccgaaacattcatattatgtacatgcagttaacatatatattatgtgcctTCAGTGTTAACAAATATGTATCTACTACAATTTGTTAGGAACAAGTGTATTagttagattttgatgataccaaagaaTTTATGAAGTTTAGGTCtccaattatttttcttttctagaCTTAAAAATTTCTCATGTAAACTTGAAAGGTCAAGTTTTAGAATAAACTTTACTAAccggaaaaaaaatattgaaaagtaaacaaaattcGAAAAGTAACCTTAGGATAGTGTTAAGTATTGGAAGGTTGTAATAGTAACTTCCAAAAGGTCATTCTTTGAAAAGTCAAGGATTTAGAAAGGAGGTTCGAAAAGATAAAAACTGAAAACCAGAGagatgaagacttgaagattgAAGAGTCAAGAGTGAAGAGTTGAAGACCGGAAGTTTAAATGGTCAAAAAGTGGAAGGATCAACATTGATCGGAAATTAATGGATCAGAATGTAAAACTAACTGAATAGTTAGTTACTTTCAAAGGGTAAAGGATTGATGTTCGGAGAAGTCATGTCCGAAAGGTTGCTAAGGTTTGATATAAAGAGTTAACTTCGAGAAGTACAGGGTTACCTTTTAGATCAACTGTTCGAACATTATATTCATTGAACTAACAAAAGTCAGAAGATGGAAGAGGAATGTTATCAATGCTCAATAAATCCTAGGTACATATCCCAATATAATGAAGATTTTCTTAAAAGGCCAGGACAAAAGGTGTAAATTAAAGGAGTAAACactaaaagtaaaacaaatggTTAGAAATTTGAACAAAAGCAACCTACCAAATAATCACTGGTCAATGCATGCGGGATAATAAACGTTTAAAATTTATTTCCCTCCAACGGGCAAATTCAAATGTGTCTATAATACCACTATGGAAATGATGAATTATTGGTCTTTTGAAAACGATAATATACAAGTACAAAAATGAGAAAGCTATAAAGCAATTTTAAGTAACTAGTGCGAGAGTTCAAAGCTTCAAAGCAATATTTAGATTGAGACTTTGGTGAGGAACAATAAGAAATCTCAAACCAAGGCATCTACTCAGAGAAGTGAGCAAACTTATGTTTAAACCAACGATCTCTACAGATAGTAGAAAGAGGTTGACTTGCAAGAAGTGTACTCTTGTAAAAATCTTGAGACCTACGCAATTTTAACAAAAGAATAAGACTACaggttttattaaatttaattatatatttcaatatatatatataatatatatatatatactatattatgttttttgaaaataaacatgta
This region of Ipomoea triloba cultivar NCNSP0323 chromosome 15, ASM357664v1 genomic DNA includes:
- the LOC116005749 gene encoding uncharacterized protein LOC116005749 codes for the protein MGIGAKDSVNEEEDTIGILTDLAKHSGQWQAKELGEETGVEPINRSSALAEVAAVQQRETEVGVAAISKRRREGGSNGARRQDGDVAMLDVSKNVQVAVREVVDLVSRKKSDFVFLMETKVRRDHAERLRIKLGFEGLFYVDGFGLSGGLALLWRKNNTARLLSFSKNHVDVEVSIAGVGDWRMTGYYGFPERNRRTEAWDFLRSLAGRSSLPWLPMRGYQYTWERGKGTVEWMEERLDKVLATTARSNSIPDACFTNLLTRSSDHSALFLGLSEGRVRLHSWGGDHFHKFGEKIKSLRRDQQCLRGLTDPTSLAEFQRMEYASARKKKNYLSRLKNESGVWVEGDGLKNVVLDYYHNHNIFNSNLAATSVDTFVASITPRVSQEQNDSLLRPFEVEEVRSAIFSMFPDKAPSPDGMNPGLNDTNVVLIPKKTCPEMMFDLRPIALCNVVYKVMAKMVANRMKPLLGDIISESQSAFIPNRLITDNILIAAEVGHFLNRKQEGRVGWGALKLDIAKAYDRMEWSFLRKMLLALDFAVDWVNLIMLCVTTVSYNIMVNGEVVGQVIPTRGIRQDNSLLFFKATGQEAGVIKNCLNEYEAMSGQAVNFHKSSVCFSRNTMEEDREEVALVLGVNQAPNFGKYLGLPSFVGRNKKAVFSYIEDKILCVSIERTMNRYWWGSGSERGIYWKAWDHLCVPKKYGGLGFKELRAFNMAMLGKQA